One part of the Cyclobacteriaceae bacterium genome encodes these proteins:
- a CDS encoding alpha/beta fold hydrolase: MFKIGKPYRILFLLTLLAIGPGVASAQAPCPSCQISTDTQDPILEDRIKFWIYTPPGNNPNEPAPLLINLHGLGQIGDNINLLTTQATDATPAYLIAQGRWDASRPFIVVSPQLKRDFSIPNILDQDWTADYIDKVIEYVKTIRTINTDKIYIMGLSLGGQGCMIYAAAYPHKIAGMVPICGRTNDIIEEACSLVNIPMWIFHGTEDIQLNYTHATTMAAAINACANPGSIRPHVTLLDAIEHNATWNPIYNLSSGYPIYDWLLQFTKNSTANVPPYVNVGVDKKFLVSDGTLYLNSDFFDADGSITSIQWIQLQNPPAPTLTLEQTDTRILKITNLQAGTFQFRLTVTDNLGATSSDDITVELLTDRGSHNSVTSFTLTNAASGTVIGPLVNEQVVYKNYPGTIDLNVLATTETGGGTLKFRVNSNQLTRQVDGWSSDKYVYPAGYAPLGWKILPGEHVVCATPNSSSFGNGTDGVSKCVKFSVITQTLQQYYPKPGQNLNLLSSWGPNPPDGSGTNNWDFSFTGNFQVFNVNKVATQGGPLSIGGNESALWVRNGGEMTVDNTFTGVINVEGNGIVNVNTSQPVAFGSVSPTSTIRFGANATAIPAHTYGNVVVQSGTKTLSSGTTTILGNLTLTANAMVNGVANNTSNIQLGGNLILQTTTEFNPTQKFGLTLLGGTPHTINLTGTKAVFNQLTILGNSVVSITQGTLPKTLELGSTTGGGLIVHAGSELGLGKNHLTIIGSGTINPQNQTGRIAFDNSNLSVTSSSSSNSYLYTKPLVDHVSAVTANLTGAGALILQDSLFVAESVKMLNGTLNANGFLTLVSTADQTARIERVEGTGDITGDVRFQRYVRPGRMYRYLGFPVQGATVGDLQKRVLVTGNFDGRSTGPGLTTNPSLFYYTEPGGWLPYPTTTSAAEFSMGRGYAVFVRKADDPTTITVAGEVHTGDFPFQLNAGSALPNAGWSLLGNPYAAPIQWGGTGWIGNGINPTVYVRDNEQGNGRFLQWDGEDGDLEFEGLIAQGQAFWVKATSAGASLTIQENAKATDEAIFYRTKQDSNSSLTISLNHNGLVDRTFLKFNNRSGLRFDPHRDGVKQQNSYYNFATLTPDSVLVAIKNMPDTCTAGVTLSVQHTKPGTYTLEFSGSALESEREFVLQDNYLGVNVRVTSNQRYSFQITDDPNTFGHKRFQLLATVELPLPEISVEQDHLVSSVTADIQWLLNGEEIAGATQSTYTPLISGNYQVRVTKSSCSKTSPPFAYVITGTEPRQPAFHLYPNPAEHSVSAKGILKPTPYTLLNSWGQVVQTGLLTADHSEIELAFSSGLYILALEGEAGIQRHKLIIKK; this comes from the coding sequence GTGTTTAAGATTGGTAAACCATATCGAATATTATTTTTACTCACCTTACTGGCGATTGGCCCCGGTGTGGCATCTGCGCAAGCGCCATGTCCATCATGCCAGATAAGCACAGATACTCAAGATCCTATACTTGAGGACCGTATCAAGTTTTGGATTTACACCCCTCCGGGAAATAACCCAAACGAACCTGCCCCATTGCTTATCAACTTACATGGACTAGGGCAGATTGGAGACAATATTAATCTGCTAACAACACAGGCTACCGATGCAACGCCTGCCTACCTGATTGCGCAAGGGCGATGGGACGCTTCAAGGCCATTTATCGTGGTGTCGCCCCAACTGAAACGCGATTTTTCTATACCCAATATTTTAGACCAGGATTGGACAGCAGATTACATTGATAAGGTGATTGAATATGTTAAGACCATTCGCACCATTAATACGGATAAAATCTATATCATGGGGTTAAGCCTGGGTGGCCAGGGCTGCATGATATACGCTGCGGCTTATCCACACAAGATAGCGGGCATGGTACCCATTTGCGGACGTACCAATGATATTATTGAAGAAGCCTGCTCACTGGTAAACATCCCTATGTGGATTTTTCACGGAACAGAGGATATACAATTAAACTACACTCACGCGACCACAATGGCTGCGGCAATTAACGCATGTGCCAATCCAGGAAGCATCAGGCCTCATGTTACTTTGTTGGATGCCATCGAACACAATGCCACTTGGAATCCTATCTATAATTTGTCATCAGGTTATCCAATTTACGATTGGCTGCTGCAATTCACCAAAAATTCAACGGCCAACGTTCCACCATACGTTAATGTTGGGGTTGATAAAAAATTTCTGGTGAGTGATGGTACGCTTTACCTGAACTCCGATTTTTTTGATGCTGATGGTTCCATTACATCCATTCAGTGGATACAACTACAGAATCCTCCTGCTCCTACCCTTACTTTGGAGCAAACGGATACCCGCATACTTAAAATCACTAACCTGCAGGCAGGTACTTTTCAATTCAGGCTAACCGTTACTGACAACCTGGGGGCCACCAGTAGTGATGATATTACAGTTGAATTGTTAACTGATCGTGGATCACACAACAGCGTTACCAGCTTTACCCTGACCAATGCTGCTTCAGGCACCGTCATTGGCCCCTTGGTTAATGAGCAAGTCGTTTATAAAAACTACCCAGGCACCATTGATCTTAACGTTCTGGCTACTACGGAAACCGGTGGTGGAACTTTAAAATTTAGGGTCAACAGCAACCAATTAACAAGGCAAGTGGATGGATGGAGTAGCGATAAATATGTGTACCCGGCTGGTTACGCTCCACTCGGTTGGAAAATTTTACCAGGCGAACATGTAGTCTGTGCAACACCCAATTCAAGTAGCTTTGGTAATGGAACAGATGGTGTATCAAAATGTGTAAAATTTTCCGTTATCACCCAAACGCTACAACAATACTACCCAAAGCCTGGGCAAAATTTAAATCTGTTATCTTCCTGGGGACCCAATCCGCCCGATGGCAGTGGAACAAATAATTGGGACTTCTCTTTTACCGGCAATTTTCAGGTATTTAATGTAAACAAAGTAGCCACTCAAGGCGGACCGTTAAGCATTGGCGGTAACGAGTCAGCGTTGTGGGTACGTAACGGTGGGGAGATGACGGTTGACAATACGTTTACCGGAGTCATTAATGTGGAGGGCAATGGCATTGTGAATGTAAATACAAGTCAGCCAGTGGCATTCGGATCAGTTTCTCCTACCTCTACTATTCGTTTTGGAGCCAATGCTACTGCCATACCCGCGCATACCTATGGTAACGTAGTGGTTCAAAGCGGAACCAAAACCTTAAGCAGTGGCACTACTACTATTTTGGGTAATCTAACACTGACGGCTAATGCCATGGTAAACGGAGTTGCCAATAACACCAGCAACATTCAACTGGGTGGGAATCTTATATTACAAACAACAACTGAATTTAATCCCACTCAAAAATTTGGGCTCACATTATTAGGAGGCACGCCTCATACTATTAACCTAACGGGTACCAAAGCGGTTTTTAATCAACTCACTATTTTAGGAAATTCGGTGGTGAGTATCACGCAAGGCACCTTACCGAAAACACTGGAACTGGGATCAACAACCGGTGGCGGATTAATCGTACACGCGGGAAGTGAATTAGGTTTGGGTAAAAATCATTTAACCATTATCGGGTCGGGTACCATCAACCCTCAAAACCAAACCGGCCGCATCGCTTTTGATAACAGTAATCTGTCCGTTACCTCATCGTCATCCTCCAACTCCTACCTGTACACCAAGCCGTTGGTTGATCATGTGTCGGCCGTAACCGCTAACCTCACAGGAGCAGGTGCGCTCATCCTTCAGGATTCCCTGTTCGTGGCGGAATCGGTGAAGATGCTGAACGGAACATTAAACGCGAATGGATTTCTTACGTTGGTTTCCACTGCTGATCAGACTGCCCGCATTGAACGCGTTGAGGGCACGGGAGATATCACGGGTGACGTTCGGTTTCAACGTTATGTTCGCCCTGGAAGGATGTACCGCTACCTGGGTTTTCCGGTTCAGGGTGCAACCGTAGGTGACCTTCAGAAGCGTGTACTGGTAACGGGAAATTTTGATGGCCGGTCAACCGGGCCAGGGCTGACTACCAATCCTTCGCTCTTTTATTATACAGAGCCGGGCGGCTGGCTCCCCTATCCAACCACAACAAGTGCTGCGGAATTTTCGATGGGAAGAGGCTATGCGGTATTCGTTCGAAAGGCAGATGACCCCACTACAATTACCGTAGCCGGTGAAGTGCATACCGGTGATTTTCCGTTTCAGCTGAACGCAGGTTCTGCACTGCCCAACGCGGGCTGGAGCCTGTTGGGCAATCCGTATGCGGCCCCCATTCAATGGGGTGGAACAGGCTGGATAGGTAATGGTATAAATCCAACGGTTTATGTTCGAGACAATGAGCAAGGCAACGGACGATTCCTGCAATGGGATGGAGAAGATGGAGATTTAGAATTTGAAGGTTTAATTGCGCAGGGGCAGGCATTTTGGGTAAAAGCAACAAGTGCAGGTGCATCACTCACTATTCAGGAAAATGCAAAAGCCACAGACGAAGCTATTTTTTACAGAACAAAACAAGACTCAAATTCAAGTCTTACCATTTCATTGAACCACAATGGACTAGTAGACCGGACGTTTTTGAAATTTAACAACCGCTCAGGTTTGAGGTTTGATCCGCATCGGGATGGCGTGAAACAACAAAACAGTTACTACAATTTCGCTACGCTTACGCCCGATTCAGTGTTGGTAGCCATAAAAAATATGCCCGATACGTGTACTGCAGGGGTAACACTCTCCGTGCAACATACCAAACCCGGCACGTATACACTTGAATTCTCCGGCTCAGCCTTGGAAAGCGAACGGGAATTTGTCTTGCAGGACAACTACCTGGGCGTGAACGTACGGGTAACATCCAATCAGCGCTACTCCTTTCAAATTACCGATGACCCCAACACCTTTGGTCATAAGCGCTTTCAACTCCTGGCCACCGTTGAACTACCACTACCTGAAATTTCGGTTGAACAGGATCACTTGGTGTCAAGCGTTACTGCAGATATTCAATGGCTGCTGAACGGTGAAGAAATAGCCGGGGCTACACAGTCTACCTACACTCCTTTGATCAGCGGTAACTACCAGGTGCGGGTAACGAAATCATCGTGCTCAAAAACCTCTCCTCCGTTTGCCTATGTGATTACAGGAACCGAACCCAGGCAGCCTGCTTTTCACTTGTATCCCAATCCTGCTGAACATTCAGTTTCGGCTAAAGGAATTTTAAAACCAACACCGTATACCTTGCTCAATAGCTGGGGCCAGGTTGTACAAACAGGTCTGTTGACCGCTGACCACTCAGAAATTGAATTAGCGTTTTCTTCCGGACTCTATATTCTCGCGCTTGAAGGGGAAGCAGGTATTCAACGACACAAACTAATCATTAAGAAGTAA
- a CDS encoding SGNH/GDSL hydrolase family protein, translating into MKKILSYLKSLSISVFVFLMLLVITNWAVGIYLGKIGAEKRHLLPGYNDDHAYAKLIFDDYHATAHRYKPFAEWQMLPYAGKTLTIDEHGHRVHTPPAGASPTPAIHFFGGSTLWGEGSDDANTIPALIHHQINTGTVVNHAQLAYNSRQNLDALISIYAKGEKADLVIFYDGVNDAAFLCPEEIQELPGHRLIPLFQKKIYGGGKQVILTVLNNLFTKNILLLIQYRQNTGDEKPSLYNCLDSDKGRSVASMLMANWEMAHELVTSRGGKFIAVLQPVSYIGSPRVEHLQLHEELGENFRFVYHELQELIREKDHPWIYDFTTAFDGQEYIYIDFCHVTKAGNKIIAEKLTPLVSQALNPVH; encoded by the coding sequence ATGAAAAAAATACTTTCTTATCTCAAGAGTCTTTCCATAAGTGTATTTGTCTTCTTGATGCTGCTGGTCATCACCAACTGGGCAGTGGGAATTTATTTGGGGAAAATAGGAGCTGAAAAAAGGCATTTACTTCCCGGTTATAACGATGACCATGCGTATGCTAAACTTATTTTTGATGACTATCATGCTACAGCCCATCGTTACAAGCCCTTTGCCGAATGGCAAATGCTTCCCTATGCGGGTAAAACCTTAACGATTGATGAGCATGGACACAGAGTACATACACCCCCGGCTGGTGCATCACCAACACCGGCCATTCATTTCTTTGGCGGTTCTACCCTGTGGGGCGAAGGATCGGACGATGCGAACACCATACCGGCACTTATCCATCACCAAATCAACACGGGCACGGTGGTCAACCACGCCCAGCTTGCGTATAACTCCCGGCAAAACCTGGATGCTTTAATTTCGATATATGCCAAAGGTGAAAAAGCAGACCTTGTTATTTTTTACGATGGTGTAAACGATGCTGCTTTTCTATGTCCTGAAGAAATTCAGGAACTTCCCGGTCACCGGCTAATACCGTTATTTCAAAAAAAGATTTATGGCGGTGGCAAACAAGTGATTTTAACCGTACTGAATAACCTGTTCACTAAAAATATTTTACTGCTTATCCAGTATCGTCAAAATACGGGTGATGAAAAACCTTCGCTATACAATTGCCTGGACTCTGATAAAGGACGAAGTGTTGCAAGCATGCTCATGGCAAACTGGGAAATGGCCCATGAACTGGTTACCAGCCGGGGCGGAAAATTTATAGCTGTTTTGCAACCCGTTTCCTATATCGGTTCACCACGGGTGGAGCACCTTCAACTGCACGAAGAGTTGGGAGAAAATTTTCGCTTTGTTTACCACGAACTTCAGGAACTGATCAGGGAAAAAGATCATCCGTGGATATACGACTTTACCACTGCCTTTGATGGCCAGGAATATATCTACATTGATTTCTGTCATGTTACCAAAGCAGGCAACAAAATCATAGCTGAAAAATTAACACCCCTGGTTTCGCAAGCATTAAATCCTGTACACTAA
- a CDS encoding methyltransferase domain-containing protein, with protein MSSVKVTHQDRIQDGIKYAEETLLDQGGHLDIDKKLLKKHFDFNGKTVMDFGCGVGGMSIWMANNLGALVDGYDIDEKHIEVAFALLKKYPTDKVTFSQKNIIENPIDKEYDVIILNDVIEHIKPDWIPGILDILVNRNLKRGGLLYFSYPPWEGPYASHMQRIINVPWLQYMPQEMLVNMIRKRNQTTLGQYDLVQEYLELNHMTHKKLMKFLEPLPVEQEFRYSHTKLNKISLFANTSFYWWPAKHLISKEFITFRKK; from the coding sequence ATGAGTTCAGTAAAAGTTACACACCAGGATAGAATACAAGACGGCATCAAGTACGCAGAAGAAACCTTGCTCGACCAGGGCGGACATCTTGACATTGATAAAAAGCTTTTGAAAAAACATTTTGACTTCAACGGAAAGACCGTGATGGACTTTGGTTGTGGCGTTGGGGGCATGAGCATCTGGATGGCCAATAACTTAGGCGCCCTTGTAGACGGCTATGATATTGATGAAAAACATATTGAAGTAGCCTTTGCCTTGCTGAAAAAATATCCCACTGACAAGGTAACGTTTTCACAAAAAAATATAATCGAGAATCCTATTGATAAGGAATACGATGTAATCATCCTCAACGATGTGATTGAGCACATTAAACCGGACTGGATTCCGGGAATTCTCGACATCCTGGTAAACCGAAATTTGAAAAGAGGAGGCTTGCTTTATTTTAGCTATCCACCCTGGGAAGGGCCATACGCCAGTCATATGCAACGTATCATCAATGTACCGTGGCTGCAATACATGCCTCAAGAAATGCTGGTGAACATGATCCGGAAACGAAACCAGACTACCCTTGGCCAATATGATCTGGTGCAGGAATACCTGGAGCTGAATCACATGACCCACAAAAAGCTAATGAAATTTTTGGAGCCATTACCCGTTGAGCAAGAGTTCCGGTACAGTCATACCAAGCTTAATAAAATCAGCCTGTTTGCCAACACTTCCTTTTATTGGTGGCCGGCCAAGCACCTGATCTCTAAAGAGTTTATAACTTTCAGAAAGAAATAG
- a CDS encoding SDR family oxidoreductase, giving the protein MKRVLILGASSEVALALADQLAAKSCELILAARNSERLAAVKSDLTIRFGIKVNLAEFDALQPATHKKFYENLDPKPDTVICVFGYLGDHTRAIIDWEESAKIVMSNYVGAVSILNVIANDFEKRAEGIIVGISSVAGERGRQSNYLYGSAKAGFSAYLSGLRNRLFKNGVQVITVKPGFMKTRMLGNMKTSPFLTAQPDKAASLIIRAMERKRDVVYVLPTWKWVMLMIRNIPEFVFKRLKL; this is encoded by the coding sequence ATGAAAAGAGTACTTATACTTGGTGCTTCCTCCGAGGTGGCCCTGGCTTTGGCAGATCAATTGGCTGCAAAATCGTGTGAATTGATTTTGGCTGCGCGAAACAGTGAGCGGTTAGCTGCCGTAAAAAGTGATTTAACAATTCGGTTCGGTATCAAGGTTAACCTGGCTGAATTTGACGCTTTACAACCCGCTACGCATAAGAAATTTTATGAAAATCTTGACCCCAAACCCGACACCGTAATTTGTGTTTTCGGTTATTTGGGTGATCATACCAGGGCAATAATTGATTGGGAAGAAAGTGCTAAAATTGTAATGTCGAATTACGTTGGGGCAGTTTCTATTTTAAATGTAATTGCCAACGATTTTGAAAAGCGGGCAGAAGGTATCATTGTGGGTATAAGCTCTGTAGCCGGAGAACGTGGCCGACAGAGTAATTATTTATATGGAAGTGCAAAAGCAGGTTTTTCGGCTTACCTGTCTGGTTTAAGAAATAGACTTTTTAAAAACGGTGTGCAGGTAATTACTGTAAAACCCGGTTTCATGAAAACACGGATGCTTGGGAACATGAAAACTTCTCCTTTCCTGACAGCCCAACCCGACAAGGCTGCTTCATTGATTATCCGGGCAATGGAACGTAAAAGAGATGTTGTGTATGTTTTGCCCACCTGGAAGTGGGTTATGCTCATGATCAGAAATATACCGGAGTTCGTTTTTAAAAGACTTAAGCTTTAA